The region GCGACGGGCTGGCGCCATTGCTGTGGGCACTGATCGACAGCTTGGCCGGGAGCGCCAGCACCGATGCATGACGATCCCCACGCCCCAATCCGCCCCGCTACCCTGAGTTGGGAACAGGGCACGCCATTGGCACCGGCATTTGACGATCCGTATTTTTCCCGCGACCACGGCGTGGCGGAAACCCGCCATGTGTTTCTCGACGGCAATCAGCTGCCGCAGCGCTTTGCCGCGCTGCGGCGCGAGCGCTTCGTGATCGCGGAAACCGGCTTTGGCACCGGCCTCAACCTGCTCAGCGCCGCAGCACTGTTTTTGGCCACCGCGCCGGCCGAGGCCGAGCTGCATTTCATTTCCACGGAAGCCTTCCCGCTGCGGCCGCAAGACTTGGTCGCCGCCCACCACCACTGGCCGCAATTTGCCGAATTGGCGGCTGCATTACAGGCGGTGTACCCGGCGCTCACCAGTGGTTTCCATGTGTTGACGCTGCACCCGCGCATCCGCGTCACACTGCTGCTCGGCGATGCCTGCCAGCGGCTGTCAGAGCTGGATGCCGAGGTCGACGCTTGGTTTCTCGACGGCTTTGCACCGGCACGCAATCCGGACATGTGGAGCGCGGCCCTGTTCGCCCAGTTGCAACGCCTGAGTGCGCCGGGCGCCAGCTTGGCCACCTTCACCGCCGCCGGCTTCGTGCGCCGGGGCTTGATCGAGGCCGGCTTTGCCACGACTCGGGTGCCCGGCTTCGGCCGCAAGCGCGAAATGCTGGTCGGCCACGCCAGCGGACTCTGGCAGCCGCGCCCACGGCCGCAGGGACGGGTGGCGGTGATCGGTGCCGGGCTGGCCGGCGCCACCAGCGCCCGCGCGCTGGCCGAAGCCGGCTACCAAGTAACGGTGCTGGAAGCGGTGGGCGTGGCATCCCAAGCCTCCGGCAACCACGCTGGCCTGCTCTACACCACCCCCAGCGCCCACCCGACCGCCCAAAACCGCTTTTATCAAAGCAGCTATTTGCACGCCCTGAGCTGGTTGCAGCGCCACGACTTTCCGCGTCAGCCTGGCGACGGTCGCCGCTGCGGTGTCTACCAACTGGCGCCGGATGCCCGCCACGCCCGCAAGCACGCCGAGGCGCTGGCCTCCGGTCGCTGGCCAGATACGCTACTGGGCGCCGCACCGCCGCCATGGCCGGCACACAGCCTGTGGCTGCCGCACGGCGCGGTGATCCATCCACCGGCCTGGTGCCGGCAGCTGTTGGCTCATGCCGCTATCGAGCTGCAGCAGTGCAGCGTCCACGCCATCGATGCCCGCGCCGACGGCCGTTGGGCGCTGCACAGCGACCACGGCTGCCATGAGTTCGATCAAGTGGTGATTGCCACGGCCGCCGCTGCACGCCAGCTGGTCGGGTTGGACTGGCTGCCGCTGCGGGAAATTCGCGGCCAGACCACACTGTGCCGCGCCACCGCCGCCAGCAGCGACTGGACCGACGCGGTTTGCCACAGCAGCTACCTGACTCCCGCGCTGGACGGCCTGCATTGCGTCGGTGCCACCTTCGACCTGCACCGCCACGACGCCCAGCCCACCCCCGACGATGACGCCCGTAACCTGGCCGCGCTGCAGCAGCACCTGCCGGATGCTTGGCAGCAATTAGGCGGCGAGCAGATCGTGGTGGCCGGCCAGCGGGTGGCGTTCCGCTGCCAAAGCAGCGACTTCCTGCCGCTGGTGGGCCCGGTGCCGCATCCCGACACGCTGGCGCCGCAGCCCGGTCTGTTCCTCAACGTCGCCCACGGCAGCCGTGGCCTGTCTGGCACGCCGTTGGCCGCTGATCTGCTGGTGGCGCAAATGAGTGGCGCGCCGCTGCCCAGCGACCGCGCCATCGTTGCCGCGTTGGCCCCGGTGCGGTTCCTGCTGCGCCAGCAGCGGCGCGCTGACGAGGGATGAGCTCTGCTGACCGTCTCCGGTCTACGCGTAGCTTGGGTTTGAGCGGTTACCGTGCGCGCTAGGCACAACAGTGCCGCTGGTGATACGACAGCAGTGATGCTGGGGACTGGCGTGTGTAACGCCGACAGAGGCGTTGCAAGGTCGGCCGAGCCGCCGACGGCTCTACCGCGCCAGCGAGGGAGGCAATGGGGGGACGGTGACGCAGAAACAGAAACAGACGACTAAGCCAGACCACCACCAGCGCCACCACCCTCCAGCGCCAACCGCAGGCCGGACGTCAGTCCAGCAGTCCGCGCTCGATCAGCTCGCGGCGGGAAAATACCGACACGCTTTCCGTGGCGTCATCAAACCAGATCACCGCTTCGCCGCGCTCCAATTGGCGGCGCACCTGCGCCACACGCGTGGTCAGCGGCACTTCCTCGGCGCCGTAATCGGTGCCGTCACGGGTAACGAATTCTTCCAGCAAGTTGCCGAGAGTGTCGGCGGGAATCTGATTCCAGGGGATTTGCATGCGGGCCTCCAGCGCAGCGCTGGAGTATAGGCGGCGGCGGGCACACCGGCGAGCGGTGTGCCCGGGCGCCGTCAGCCGAGGCGATAAGCGTCCTGATCCACCTTGCGGGTGCGCAGCCAGAACTCAAAGGTGAAGCCCGGCCACAGCGCAGTAATCTTGCCGCTGCGGTGCTGGTACCAACTGGTGCAGCCGGTGGCCCACACCGAACCGGCCAGACGTTTCTGCAATTTATCGTTGTAGCGATCCTGCACTTCCGCCTTCACTTCCAACGTTTCAGCGCCGGCTTGGTTACGCAGCGCCAACAGCTTCATCACCATCTCTACCTGCGCCTCGATCATGAACACCATGGAGGTGTGACCGAGGCCGGTGTTGGGGCCGACCAGCATGAACAAGTTGGGGAAACCGCTGACGGTGGTGCCCAAGTAGGCTTGCTCGCCGTCTTGCCAGTGGCTGGCCAGCGTGTCGCCGTGACGGCCATGCACCAACCCGGCAATGGGGTTTTCGGTGGCGTAGAAACCGGTGGCGAAGATGATTACATCCACTTCACGCAGCTGGCCGTCTTCGGTGCGGATGCCGGTTTCGGTGATCTCGGCGATGCCATCCGTTACCAGCTCGGCGTTGTCGCGCTGCAATGCCGGGTACCAGTCGTTGGAGATCAGCACCCGGCGGCAACCGATGGTGTAGTCCGGGGTCACCTGCTTGCGCAGCGCCGGGTCCTTCACTTGGCGGCGGATATGCAGTTCCGCCACTTTCTGGAACACCGTCATCAATTTCGGGTTGATCACCATGCCCATCACCCGCGCCTCGTGGCCCCAATAGATGGCGGCGCGGTGCAATTGGCGCGCCAGTGGTAGGCGTCGGAACAATGCTTTCTCGGTGGCACGGTAAGCGCGATCACCGCGCGGAATGATCCAGTTCGGCGTGCGTTGGAACACCGACAACGTGGCGGCTTTATCAACGATTTGCGGCACCAGCTGGATCGCCGACGCGGCCGAGCCGACCACCGCCACACGCTTGCCGGTCAGATCGATGCTGTGATCCCAGCGCGAGGAATGGAAACGCTCGCCCTTAAATCGGTCAACGCCGGGAATGTCCGGCCAACGCGGTTCGGCCAAGCCACCGCTGCCCATCACCAGCGAGCGGGCGGTGACTTCACCGTTGCTGGTGCGCACCCGCCACAGGTTGTTGGTTTCGTCGAACTCGGCCTGCTCCAGCTCGGCGCCGAAACGGATGTGCGGGTACAAGCCGTAGTCGTTAGCCAGCTGGCGCAGGTACTGGTACAGCTCCGGCTGCGACGGGTACTTGCGCGACCATTCGGTGTTCGGCGCGTAGGACAGCGAGTACAGGTGCGATGGCACATCACAGGCAGCGCCCGGATAGTGGTTGTCGCGCCAGGTGCCACCGACTTCATCAGCGCGCTCCAGCAACACGAAGCGCTGACCGCCCTCCTGCTTGAGTTTGATGGCCATGCCAAGCCCGGCAAAACCGGTACCGAGAATGGCGACGTCGACGTCGGGGGTAAGCGCGTGGGGAGCTGCTTGCATGGTCTTCACTCGATCTGACAACAGAGGTTGTCAATCTATTTTCTGACAACACTTCATGTCAATGCTGCCGGGGTTGCCGCACTGACCACCGGCGGTGGTCATCACGGCCACCCTTTACGTCTGACAATGGCAGCTGTCACAATCGCCGGCATGACGACACCCGCTCCCAAAGCCCGCGCTTATCGCGGCATCAGTATTGAGCAGCGCCGCGCTCAGCGGCGCCAACAGCTGCTGGAAGCCGGCACCCAAGTCATCGGCCAGCAGGGATTTCGCGCCACCACCGTGCGCGCCGTTTGCCAGCAGGCGGGGCTTACCGAACGCTACTTCTACGAATCCTTTGCCAACAGCGAAGCCTTGTTGGGAGCGGTCTACACCCAAGCCATCGAACAGGTCAGCCAAACGCTGGCGGAAGCCCTACTGAGCCA is a window of Alcanivorax sp. REN37 DNA encoding:
- a CDS encoding flavin-containing monooxygenase, producing the protein MQAAPHALTPDVDVAILGTGFAGLGMAIKLKQEGGQRFVLLERADEVGGTWRDNHYPGAACDVPSHLYSLSYAPNTEWSRKYPSQPELYQYLRQLANDYGLYPHIRFGAELEQAEFDETNNLWRVRTSNGEVTARSLVMGSGGLAEPRWPDIPGVDRFKGERFHSSRWDHSIDLTGKRVAVVGSAASAIQLVPQIVDKAATLSVFQRTPNWIIPRGDRAYRATEKALFRRLPLARQLHRAAIYWGHEARVMGMVINPKLMTVFQKVAELHIRRQVKDPALRKQVTPDYTIGCRRVLISNDWYPALQRDNAELVTDGIAEITETGIRTEDGQLREVDVIIFATGFYATENPIAGLVHGRHGDTLASHWQDGEQAYLGTTVSGFPNLFMLVGPNTGLGHTSMVFMIEAQVEMVMKLLALRNQAGAETLEVKAEVQDRYNDKLQKRLAGSVWATGCTSWYQHRSGKITALWPGFTFEFWLRTRKVDQDAYRLG
- a CDS encoding YheU family protein, whose amino-acid sequence is MQIPWNQIPADTLGNLLEEFVTRDGTDYGAEEVPLTTRVAQVRRQLERGEAVIWFDDATESVSVFSRRELIERGLLD
- the mnmC gene encoding bifunctional tRNA (5-methylaminomethyl-2-thiouridine)(34)-methyltransferase MnmD/FAD-dependent 5-carboxymethylaminomethyl-2-thiouridine(34) oxidoreductase MnmC; amino-acid sequence: MHDDPHAPIRPATLSWEQGTPLAPAFDDPYFSRDHGVAETRHVFLDGNQLPQRFAALRRERFVIAETGFGTGLNLLSAAALFLATAPAEAELHFISTEAFPLRPQDLVAAHHHWPQFAELAAALQAVYPALTSGFHVLTLHPRIRVTLLLGDACQRLSELDAEVDAWFLDGFAPARNPDMWSAALFAQLQRLSAPGASLATFTAAGFVRRGLIEAGFATTRVPGFGRKREMLVGHASGLWQPRPRPQGRVAVIGAGLAGATSARALAEAGYQVTVLEAVGVASQASGNHAGLLYTTPSAHPTAQNRFYQSSYLHALSWLQRHDFPRQPGDGRRCGVYQLAPDARHARKHAEALASGRWPDTLLGAAPPPWPAHSLWLPHGAVIHPPAWCRQLLAHAAIELQQCSVHAIDARADGRWALHSDHGCHEFDQVVIATAAAARQLVGLDWLPLREIRGQTTLCRATAASSDWTDAVCHSSYLTPALDGLHCVGATFDLHRHDAQPTPDDDARNLAALQQHLPDAWQQLGGEQIVVAGQRVAFRCQSSDFLPLVGPVPHPDTLAPQPGLFLNVAHGSRGLSGTPLAADLLVAQMSGAPLPSDRAIVAALAPVRFLLRQQRRADEG